Below is a window of Geomonas oryzisoli DNA.
CTCTCCACCCGCGAGGAGTTCCAGAACTCCATGCTGGGCCCCCTGGCGCGCGAGGTGCGCGAGCTGAAGCAGCGCATCGAGGCGCTCACCAAGAAGGAGGCGCAGCAGGCCGCCCAGCAGGGCGCGCCCCAGTTCCAGGAGCCCCAGCCGGAAGCACCGGCGGTCCCCAGGACCTTCGGCAAGGAAGAGCTGGAAGAGATCAAACAGCTCCTCTACAACGCGGTCTCCGGCACCAAGGAGAAAGCCCCCGAGAAGGGCGCCAAGCCCGTCACCTTCCAACTGGCCGGACAGGCGCTGGAGCAGACCGCTGTGAAGAGCGCGGCCCAGCCGGAACCCCTGGCCTTCCCCCTCCCGGTCGAGCAGCCAAAAACGGCCGCCCCGGCCCTGAAGCTGGTCAAGGACACCGCCAGGGCCAGCGACGAGGAGCGCCTGCTGCAGCAGCTCGCCGAGGAACTGAGGGGTGAGGATGTCGGCCCGCCGGCGGTAGAGACTCTCACCGAGTCGGTGCGTGCCGCCGCCGAGGAGGGTGCCTCGCTGGAGGAGCTCCGCTCGCTTTTGGCCGAGAACCTGGCGGGCATGGTGAAGTGCTCCGGTTCGCTGCGCATCAAGAAGAACGGGCCGCGCATCGTGGCCGTGGTAGGACCGACCGGCGTCGGCAAGACCACCACCATCGCCAAGATCGCCGCCATGTACGCCTTGAACCGCCGCGTCTCCGTCGCCATGGTCACCATGGACAACTTCAGGGTGGGCGCGGTCGAGCAGCTGAAGACCTACGCCAAGATCATGGACCTCCCCCTGGAAGTCGCCGGCAATTCGCAGGAACTCTCCAAGGCGCTGGCCCGTCACTCCGACAAGGACCTGATCCTCATCGACACCGCCGGCAGAAGCCCCAAGGACGCCGACCGGCTCGACGAGCTGAAGGGGTACCTCGAGACCCAGACCGGCATCGACGTCTACCTCTGCCTTTCGGCCACCACGAGGAGCCGCGAGATCGACGAGATCATCGCAACCTTCGGCACGCTGCCGTTGACCAAGCTCCTCTTCACCAAGCTCGACGAGAGCCGGACCTTCGGCTGCATCGTCGACACCTGTCTGAAACACAGGATCCCACTTTCTTATTTCAGCACCGGGCAAAAGGTGCCCGAAGACATCGAGGTGGCGACCTCCAGAAAGCTCGCCGCCATGGTAGTGCAGGAGTCTAACTGATGACAATGTCTTGCCTAGCAACAGACCAGGCCGAATCGCTCAGGAGACTGGCGGGACGTGCCAAGACCGAAGTACCGGACCAGCTCCAGGTGCGCGAGGGGCTCAGGGTGATCTCGGTCACCAGCGGCAAAGGCGGGGTCGGCAAGACCTCGGTGGTGGTGAACCTGGCCGCGTCGCTCGCCGCCAAGGGGCAGCGGGTCCTGATCGTGGACTCCAACCCCGGCGTCGGCGACATCTGCCTGCGCCTGGGTAAGGACGCGCCCTACCGCATGGGGCAGGTGCTCTCCGGCGACATCGCCCTGCAGGACACGGTGGTGGAACTGGGAGGGGGTGTGAGCGTGCTTCCTGCCGGGATGGAGGTGCAGCAGTACAGCGCCCTCTCCCCCTGGGAGCGCAGCGCGCTCTTAAAGGCGATGCTCCGGTTGCAGAACGATTTCGACTACTTCCTGATCGACACCGGTTCCGGGATCGCGGCCAACCTGACCGGCTTCGCTTCCCTCGCCCGTGAGATCATGCTGGTGGTTACCCCCGAGCCGACCTCGATCACCGATGCGTACGCGCTGATCAAGATGCTCTCCGGCCGCGACAGTTCGTTCCGTTTCCGGCTCCTGATCAATATGTGCCGCGACAACCAGGAGGGGGAAACACTCTTTTCGAAGTTGGCCGCAATTACGGGCCGCTTTTTGCAAGTAGAGTTTGACCACGCGGGAACGATCCTGCACGACGAGCTCCTGGTGGAAAGTGTGAGGCGTCGCGGGGCTTTATACCGACTCTTCCCGGAAGCCAAGGCGTCGACGGGATTCAAAAAATTGGCACACAAAATCAATGCGGAGCGGACGGCCGGCGCAGGGGCCATGCCGGTAGCTTCGGTGGCATCCAGCACGATGTGGAGGAACCATGAATTGTCTTCTTAAGGCGTATGAGCATGAGGCGCAGCGCGGGGTCCCGATGAGCAGGGACGAACTGGTGGTCAGCCACCTCCCGCTGGTTAAGTTCATTGTCGACCGGATCGCCTCGTCACTCCCCCCGCACCTCGACCGGGACGACCTGAGAAGCGCCGCGGTAATCGGCCTGATCTCCGCCGCGGAACGATTCGATCCCAGCCGCGGGGTACAGTTCAAGACCTTCGCCGAGCAGCGCATCCGGGGCACCATCATGGATGAGCTGCGGGCCCAGGACTGGCTGACCAGGAGCCTCAGGGACAAGTTCAAGAAACTGGAGAAGGAGTTCTCCCAGCTCGAGCAGCGCCTGGGCAGGAACCCCTCCAGCGACGAGGTGGCCACCGCCATGGGCCTTGAGCTCAAGGACTACTTCCGGCTCCTGGAGGAGATCCATCTCCTCTCCTTCGTCTCCCTGGACGACGCCTGGCACGACGAGGACGGCGCTCCCTTCGGCCTGCTCGACGTCCTGGAGGACAAGGGTACCGAGAGCCCGCAGAGCCAGCTGATCGCGCGCCAGACCGTGGAGCGCCTCGCCGAAGCGATCGATTCCCTCCCCGAGAAGGAACGCATCGTGATCACGCTCTACTACTACGAGGAACTGAACCTCAAGGAGATCGGCGCCGTGCTCGATCTCACCGAGTCGCGCATCTCGCAGCTGCACAGCCAGGCCATCGTCAGGCTGCGCGGCAAGATGAAGCGCGTGGCCTAGGGGGAGAGCATGAACGCAGGGATGTACGCGGCCTTGACCGGCAACCTTTCCGCGCAGCGCAGGCTGGACGTGATCTCCAACAACCTGGCCAACGCCAGCACCACCGGTTTCAAGGCGGACCAGATCCAGTTCGAGAGTGTGCTGGCCAATGTCAAAAATTCGACACAGGGGCCGGTTTTCAGCAACGACCGTTACTCGACCGACTTCTCGGCCGGGTCGCTGCAAAGGACCGACAACGCGCTCGACGTGGCGCTGGAAGGGGACGGCTTCTTCGTGGTGAACACCCCGCAGGGGACCGCCTACACCCGCCAGGGGAGCTTCCACCTGAGCGGGAACGGCAGGCTGGTGACCGCGGACGGCTACGAGGTGCAGGGAAGCGGCGGCGCCATCACCGTTCCCGCCAACGGCAAGGTCGAGATCGGCTCCGGCGGGCAGGTGAGCGTGAACGGCAACGCGGTCGGGACCATCAGCACGGTGGACTTCGCGAAGCCGTACGCCCTGAACAAACTGGGCAACGGGCTGTTCCAGCCCGCCGACCCCAACGCCGCGACCACAGCGTCGACCGCCGGGATCAAGCAGGGATACCTGGAGACCTCCAACGTCAAGGCGGTGGTGGAGATGTCGCGCCTGATCGAGGCGAGCCGCTACTTCGAGATCTGCGCCAAGGCCGTGAAGACCTACGACGACCTGACCGCCCGCGCCGCAAACGATCTGGGGAAGGTCTAAACCCGTTCAACGTTCGACGTTCAACGTTCGACACGCGCGTACCGCTTGGGATCTTCAGCGCGACGGCAGCAGTTCCACAACCAACGAGAAAGATGACCAGAGGGTCGGCAGCCCAACGTTGAACCTTGAACGTTGAACGTTGAACGGCCGTTAGGAGAAAGAGATGATAAGAGCACTTTGGACCGCCGCATCAGGGATGCAGGCTCAGCAGCTCAACATAGACGTGGTGGCCCACAACCTGGCCAACTCCAGCACCACCGGCTTCAAGAAAAGCCGCGCCGACTTCCAGGACCTCATGTACCAGACCGAGAAGACCACCGGCGCCCCGGCCACCAACACCACCACCATCCCGACCGGCATCCAGGTCGGCCTCGGTGTCCGCCCCGGCTCGGTGAGCAAGATCTTCACCACCGGCACCATGGTGCACACGGGCAACGAACTGGACGTGGCCATCGAAGGGGACGGCTTCATCCAGGTGCAGCAGTCCGACGGCACCACCGCCTACACCCGCGCCGGTTCGCTCAAGAAGGACGGGCAGGGGAGGGTGGTCACCCCGGACGGGCAGCCCATCGTCCCGGAAATCGTCATCCCAAGTAACGCCACCAGCATCAACATCGGCTCCGACGGTACCGTCTCGGTGCAGCAGGCGGGACAGACGGCCTCCACCACGGTGGGGACCATCCAGCTTGCCAACTTCACCAACCCCGCGGGCCTGAACGCCATCGGCAAGAACCTCTTCCTCCCCACCGACTCCTCGGGCAACGCCACCACCGGCACCGCCGGTCAGAACGGGCTGGGAACCCTGGAGCAGGGGTACATCGAGCAGAGCAACGTGAGCGTCATGGAGGAGATGGTGAGCATGATCGTCTCCCAGCGCGCCTACGAGATCAACTCCAAGGCGATCCAGGCCTCGGACGACATGCTGCAGCAGGCCGCTGCGCTGAAGAGGTAACTGCTGATGCGCGCGTTTTTGCTGGCTCTCGCGCTCCTTGCCCTGCCGCTCTCCGGCTTCGCCCAGGCGCTCCCCGCCGCGGTCAACGTGGTGAGCGAGGCGACCGTCAAGGCGGCCATCAAGGAGTACCTGGTGCAGAAGGCGGCACCCTTGAACGCCGACATCACCGTCAAGAAGATCAACTACCAGGGGGACCTGAAGCTCCCCGCCGGCAAGGTGACCTTCGACGTGGTGGCCCCGGAGCGCTGGGAAGGGTACGGACCCGCCTCGGTGGCCCTCATGGTGCGGGTCGACGACCAGGTGAAGAAAAATCAGACCGTGCTGGTCGAGGTCGAGGCGCTGGCCGAGATGGTGGTGGCCGCACGCCCCCTGGAGCGGGGCGAGGTGCTCTCCGCCTCCGACCTCGCCATCGTGAAACGGGACCTGGCCCAGGTGCAGGGACGTTATTTCAACAACATCGACGAGGCGGTGGGACTGAGGGTGAAGAGCACCCTGCGCGCCAACGCCCCGATCAGAAAGGACAATCTGGAGAAGGTGCCCATCGTCAAGAGCGGGCAGGTGGTGACCATCGTGGCCGAGAACGACGTGGTGCGCATCACCGCGACCGGGCGGGCCAAGGGGGCCGGCGCCTCGGGCGACCTGATCACGGTGCAGAACCTCTCCTCGCAGAAGGAGATCGCGGCGCGGGTGGTCGACGCGACCACGGTAAAGGTGGATTTCTAGATGGACCGCACGAACAGCAACAGCTTGATTATCCTGAAGGCGGCGGCCCTGTGCCTGCCGCTGTTCTGGCTTTCGGCCTGCGCGCACCAGACCGCCGAGGTGGTGACTCCCACCTTTGACCAGCAGATCCCGGCGCCGCAGGTGAACTACAACAACGGCTCGCTCTGGCAGGCCTCCTCCACGGGGCTCGCCGAGGACATGAAGGCGAGAAGGCGCGGCGACA
It encodes the following:
- a CDS encoding MinD/ParA family protein; this encodes MSCLATDQAESLRRLAGRAKTEVPDQLQVREGLRVISVTSGKGGVGKTSVVVNLAASLAAKGQRVLIVDSNPGVGDICLRLGKDAPYRMGQVLSGDIALQDTVVELGGGVSVLPAGMEVQQYSALSPWERSALLKAMLRLQNDFDYFLIDTGSGIAANLTGFASLAREIMLVVTPEPTSITDAYALIKMLSGRDSSFRFRLLINMCRDNQEGETLFSKLAAITGRFLQVEFDHAGTILHDELLVESVRRRGALYRLFPEAKASTGFKKLAHKINAERTAGAGAMPVASVASSTMWRNHELSS
- the flgF gene encoding flagellar basal-body rod protein FlgF; amino-acid sequence: MNAGMYAALTGNLSAQRRLDVISNNLANASTTGFKADQIQFESVLANVKNSTQGPVFSNDRYSTDFSAGSLQRTDNALDVALEGDGFFVVNTPQGTAYTRQGSFHLSGNGRLVTADGYEVQGSGGAITVPANGKVEIGSGGQVSVNGNAVGTISTVDFAKPYALNKLGNGLFQPADPNAATTASTAGIKQGYLETSNVKAVVEMSRLIEASRYFEICAKAVKTYDDLTARAANDLGKV
- the flgA gene encoding flagellar basal body P-ring formation chaperone FlgA, with product MRAFLLALALLALPLSGFAQALPAAVNVVSEATVKAAIKEYLVQKAAPLNADITVKKINYQGDLKLPAGKVTFDVVAPERWEGYGPASVALMVRVDDQVKKNQTVLVEVEALAEMVVAARPLERGEVLSASDLAIVKRDLAQVQGRYFNNIDEAVGLRVKSTLRANAPIRKDNLEKVPIVKSGQVVTIVAENDVVRITATGRAKGAGASGDLITVQNLSSQKEIAARVVDATTVKVDF
- the flgG gene encoding flagellar basal-body rod protein FlgG, encoding MIRALWTAASGMQAQQLNIDVVAHNLANSSTTGFKKSRADFQDLMYQTEKTTGAPATNTTTIPTGIQVGLGVRPGSVSKIFTTGTMVHTGNELDVAIEGDGFIQVQQSDGTTAYTRAGSLKKDGQGRVVTPDGQPIVPEIVIPSNATSINIGSDGTVSVQQAGQTASTTVGTIQLANFTNPAGLNAIGKNLFLPTDSSGNATTGTAGQNGLGTLEQGYIEQSNVSVMEEMVSMIVSQRAYEINSKAIQASDDMLQQAAALKR
- a CDS encoding AAA family ATPase, translating into MLVKTFQAGEMSEALRMVKAEMGLDAMILSSKKERKKGILGFFSKPYYEVTAALEPRPVQRPNPYREEPPPAPERELSTREEFQNSMLGPLAREVRELKQRIEALTKKEAQQAAQQGAPQFQEPQPEAPAVPRTFGKEELEEIKQLLYNAVSGTKEKAPEKGAKPVTFQLAGQALEQTAVKSAAQPEPLAFPLPVEQPKTAAPALKLVKDTARASDEERLLQQLAEELRGEDVGPPAVETLTESVRAAAEEGASLEELRSLLAENLAGMVKCSGSLRIKKNGPRIVAVVGPTGVGKTTTIAKIAAMYALNRRVSVAMVTMDNFRVGAVEQLKTYAKIMDLPLEVAGNSQELSKALARHSDKDLILIDTAGRSPKDADRLDELKGYLETQTGIDVYLCLSATTRSREIDEIIATFGTLPLTKLLFTKLDESRTFGCIVDTCLKHRIPLSYFSTGQKVPEDIEVATSRKLAAMVVQESN
- a CDS encoding FliA/WhiG family RNA polymerase sigma factor, which gives rise to MNCLLKAYEHEAQRGVPMSRDELVVSHLPLVKFIVDRIASSLPPHLDRDDLRSAAVIGLISAAERFDPSRGVQFKTFAEQRIRGTIMDELRAQDWLTRSLRDKFKKLEKEFSQLEQRLGRNPSSDEVATAMGLELKDYFRLLEEIHLLSFVSLDDAWHDEDGAPFGLLDVLEDKGTESPQSQLIARQTVERLAEAIDSLPEKERIVITLYYYEELNLKEIGAVLDLTESRISQLHSQAIVRLRGKMKRVA